The Pricia mediterranea genome includes a window with the following:
- a CDS encoding serine hydrolase domain-containing protein gives MKDLFAKQRILGHDQVLNGLTKVDALLAELIYEGKVPGLSVSVLKDGITIFQKGYGYSDLEVRLPVDPNKTLFRIASVSKPIAATALAHMVAEGLIDLDASFYEYVPYYPKKKWDFTIRQLASHTAGIRGYRGVEYGLNQPYTIKEGIDIFKNDPLIFEPGKGYLYNSYDWVLVSLAMQEASGIPFEEYVRQRVLEHLAMENTFPESPSGNHFDKNGEDGRETDGTGDVNYREDTTHTGNSNKTEDLKASDALRTSKDGPKKAWPSNKIFPHVSKFYTKNRRGGFREAIPVNNFYKLAGGGYLSTSADIAKFGQAHLEEAILNESVRAQFLNSQVVNGKPTYYGLGWQISEDAKGRPYYGHVGNGVGGYSNFFVYPEAGMVFAILLNCTDPKVQEELNVAIATLVNLHKVIDV, from the coding sequence TTGAAAGATCTTTTTGCCAAGCAACGAATCCTTGGCCATGACCAGGTATTGAATGGATTGACCAAAGTGGATGCCTTGTTGGCCGAATTGATATACGAGGGAAAAGTGCCCGGACTTTCGGTCAGCGTTCTGAAGGATGGAATAACCATATTTCAGAAGGGATATGGCTATTCCGACTTGGAAGTGCGACTTCCCGTTGACCCCAATAAGACGCTATTCCGGATTGCCAGTGTATCCAAGCCCATCGCCGCCACCGCCTTGGCCCATATGGTTGCCGAAGGACTGATTGATCTCGATGCTTCCTTTTACGAGTATGTCCCCTATTATCCCAAGAAAAAATGGGATTTTACCATACGTCAGCTTGCAAGCCATACGGCCGGTATCCGGGGATACCGAGGGGTCGAATACGGATTGAACCAGCCCTACACCATCAAGGAGGGGATCGATATTTTTAAGAATGATCCGCTGATCTTCGAACCCGGTAAGGGCTATCTCTATAACAGTTACGATTGGGTCTTGGTTTCGTTGGCCATGCAGGAGGCCAGTGGAATACCATTCGAGGAATACGTACGGCAAAGAGTCTTGGAACACCTGGCCATGGAAAACACATTTCCCGAATCCCCGTCGGGGAACCATTTTGACAAAAATGGGGAAGACGGTCGAGAAACCGATGGTACGGGGGATGTCAATTACCGTGAGGATACAACACATACGGGAAATTCAAATAAGACCGAGGATTTAAAAGCTTCCGATGCGCTTAGGACAAGCAAGGATGGGCCGAAGAAGGCCTGGCCTTCGAATAAAATATTCCCTCACGTCTCAAAATTTTATACCAAAAACCGCCGTGGAGGTTTCCGGGAGGCCATTCCCGTAAATAACTTTTACAAACTGGCCGGTGGAGGCTATCTCTCCACCTCCGCGGATATCGCAAAATTTGGACAGGCCCATCTAGAGGAGGCCATCCTGAACGAATCGGTTCGCGCCCAATTTTTGAACTCCCAAGTAGTAAACGGGAAGCCGACCTATTACGGCCTTGGCTGGCAGATAAGCGAAGATGCCAAGGGAAGGCCATACTACGGGCACGTAGGAAACGGGGTGGGGGGCTACTCCAATTTCTTCGTATATCCCGAAGCGGGGATGGTATTCGCAATATTGCTTAATTGCACGGACCCCAAGGTGCAAGAAGAATTGAATGTAGCAATCGCTACTTTGGTGAATTTGCATAAGGTCATTGATGTATAG
- a CDS encoding head GIN domain-containing protein has translation MGFAIWNLGCGTGDLGSIRNTRNALTRVMLLWTALFLLGCNTESAPDCLQNAGNMVREEVVVPDFTKITVFENVSLVIKQGDVQKVEIATGEYLRDEVSVKVEGDRLLLRDTNDCNYFREYGLTTVYITSPNISEIRSSTGWRIKSDGVLAYDSLSLLSESFNVPEAATTDGEFDLEVDNQNLSVVVNGIAYFRLKGTTDTLRLTIAAGDSRIEAADVTAQNVILNHRGSNDMLVNPQASIQGAIRATGDVISSNRPDSISVEELYRGRLLFR, from the coding sequence TTGGGATTTGCAATTTGGAATTTGGGATGTGGTACCGGAGATCTGGGATCTATCCGCAACACAAGGAATGCCCTGACACGTGTAATGCTGTTATGGACTGCCTTGTTCTTACTAGGATGCAATACGGAAAGCGCCCCCGACTGCCTTCAAAATGCCGGGAACATGGTCCGTGAAGAGGTCGTGGTTCCCGATTTTACAAAAATTACGGTCTTTGAAAATGTGAGTTTGGTAATAAAACAGGGCGACGTGCAAAAAGTCGAGATAGCCACCGGGGAATACCTGAGAGACGAGGTCTCGGTAAAGGTGGAAGGCGACCGTTTGCTGCTCAGGGATACGAACGATTGTAATTATTTTCGCGAATACGGACTGACCACGGTGTATATCACCTCGCCCAATATTTCTGAAATCCGAAGCAGTACGGGCTGGCGGATCAAGAGCGATGGGGTCCTGGCCTACGATAGCCTGAGCCTCTTGTCCGAAAGTTTCAATGTTCCCGAGGCTGCGACCACCGACGGGGAGTTCGATCTGGAGGTGGACAACCAAAACCTCAGTGTAGTCGTCAACGGCATTGCCTATTTTCGATTGAAAGGTACTACCGATACGCTGCGATTGACAATTGCCGCAGGCGATTCCCGAATCGAAGCCGCTGATGTAACGGCGCAAAACGTGATATTGAACCATCGCGGCTCGAACGATATGTTGGTAAATCCCCAAGCCTCAATACAAGGAGCGATTCGTGCTACCGGAGACGTCATCAGTTCGAACCGGCCCGATAGCATCTCGGTAGAGGAACTTTATAGAGGGCGATTGCTATTTCGATAG
- a CDS encoding acyloxyacyl hydrolase, giving the protein MNPRVFLLFLFAVGCCFSQSDEPKHNYAFDVSAFYGSIILHNPDISHLITEHPAGLVLGYNRKTYGRENWQQGYNYPDLGASFVYQDMVNPTLGKNYGLYAHFNFYFFQRNLQVRIGQGAAYTTNPYDRNRNFRNNAYGSHILSSTMLMFNYHKENIYKNLGLKAGLSIIHYSNANFKAPNTSTNTLAFNLGLVYTLQQAENQYIRREKIKVTEPIKYNLIFRGGVNASDNIGHGEYPFYIISGYADKRLSQKSAVHMGADVFFSNFLKELIEFQSVSFPENDIAADTDYKRVGIFVGHEMFINKLSVIAQLGYYVYYPYDFEGRVYNRVGLKRYFGKKVFGAVTLKSHGAKAEAVEFGIGIRL; this is encoded by the coding sequence ATGAACCCAAGGGTATTTCTCCTTTTTTTATTCGCCGTGGGATGTTGCTTCTCCCAATCGGACGAACCGAAACACAACTACGCCTTTGATGTAAGTGCCTTTTACGGATCCATTATCCTGCACAATCCGGATATCTCGCATTTGATCACCGAGCATCCGGCGGGCCTTGTTTTGGGGTATAACAGAAAGACCTATGGCCGTGAAAATTGGCAACAGGGATACAACTATCCCGATCTGGGGGCATCTTTCGTGTATCAGGATATGGTCAATCCCACCTTGGGCAAGAATTACGGACTTTACGCCCATTTTAATTTCTATTTTTTTCAACGGAACCTTCAAGTCCGTATCGGGCAGGGGGCAGCCTATACGACCAATCCCTATGATCGGAACCGCAATTTCAGAAACAATGCCTACGGATCTCATATTTTAAGCTCCACGATGCTCATGTTCAATTACCACAAGGAAAACATCTATAAAAATTTGGGACTTAAAGCGGGGCTGTCAATTATTCACTATTCCAACGCCAATTTTAAGGCACCGAATACATCGACAAACACCCTGGCCTTTAATCTGGGGCTGGTCTATACCTTGCAACAGGCCGAAAACCAATACATTAGAAGAGAAAAAATCAAGGTGACCGAACCCATAAAATATAACCTGATATTCCGGGGAGGGGTCAATGCCAGCGACAATATAGGCCACGGGGAATATCCCTTCTACATTATATCGGGATATGCCGACAAGCGGTTAAGCCAGAAAAGTGCCGTTCATATGGGGGCGGATGTATTTTTCAGTAATTTTCTTAAGGAACTTATAGAATTTCAGTCCGTTTCCTTTCCCGAGAACGACATTGCCGCGGATACCGATTATAAACGCGTGGGCATTTTCGTAGGCCATGAAATGTTTATTAATAAACTGTCGGTTATTGCGCAGCTGGGCTATTACGTGTATTATCCCTACGATTTTGAGGGGCGGGTGTACAATCGGGTCGGTTTAAAGCGCTATTTTGGGAAAAAGGTTTTTGGGGCCGTTACCTTAAAATCCCACGGCGCCAAAGCAGAGGCGGTCGAATTCGGGATCGGGATACGGTTATAA
- the metF gene encoding methylenetetrahydrofolate reductase [NAD(P)H] codes for MKVSDHIKEAKGETLFSFEIIPPLKGHRIQELYDNIDPLMEFKPPFIDVTTSREEYVYIDRDGLLDKKLTRMRPGTVGICASIKHKYDVDTVPHLLCGGFSKEETEYVLVDCHYLGIDNVMALRGDAMKDEKYFKPTKGGHDYAVGLVEQLDALNRGNYLHDTVETDHCADFCIGVAGYPEKHLEAPSLKSDLKRLKQKVDAGAHYVVTQMFFDNQKYFDFVDAAREIGIEVPIIPGIKPIAVKRHLQLLPQVFRIDLPQDLIDAVDDCKDNKAVRQVGVEWCIEQSRELKAAGVPVLHYYSMGKSDNIKAIAGKVF; via the coding sequence ATGAAAGTAAGCGACCATATAAAAGAAGCCAAGGGAGAAACCTTGTTCTCCTTCGAAATCATCCCGCCCCTAAAAGGCCACAGGATTCAGGAGCTCTACGACAACATCGATCCGTTGATGGAGTTCAAGCCGCCGTTTATCGACGTGACGACCTCCCGGGAGGAATATGTTTACATTGATCGTGATGGACTTCTCGACAAAAAATTGACCCGGATGCGGCCCGGAACCGTGGGCATCTGCGCCTCCATCAAGCACAAGTACGATGTCGATACCGTGCCCCACCTGCTCTGCGGCGGCTTTTCAAAGGAGGAAACCGAATACGTACTGGTAGACTGTCATTATTTGGGCATCGACAATGTAATGGCCTTGCGGGGCGATGCGATGAAGGACGAAAAATATTTCAAACCGACCAAAGGCGGTCATGATTATGCCGTGGGCCTGGTAGAGCAGCTCGACGCCCTGAACCGCGGGAACTACTTGCACGACACGGTCGAGACCGATCACTGTGCGGATTTCTGTATCGGGGTGGCGGGCTATCCCGAAAAGCATCTGGAAGCCCCATCCTTGAAATCGGATTTAAAACGTTTGAAGCAAAAAGTCGATGCCGGGGCGCATTACGTGGTGACCCAGATGTTCTTCGATAACCAAAAATATTTCGATTTCGTCGATGCCGCCCGGGAAATAGGGATCGAGGTTCCGATCATCCCCGGTATTAAGCCCATCGCCGTAAAACGCCATCTGCAATTGCTGCCCCAGGTATTCCGTATCGACCTGCCTCAGGATTTGATCGATGCCGTCGACGATTGTAAAGACAACAAGGCCGTCCGCCAAGTAGGGGTGGAGTGGTGTATCGAGCAATCCAGGGAACTAAAGGCCGCGGGAGTTCCCGTGCTGCATTACTACTCCATGGGAAAATCGGACAATATCAAGGCCATTGCGGGCAAGGTGTTTTGA
- a CDS encoding vitamin B12 dependent-methionine synthase activation domain-containing protein: MKETRSKYLKLSGLEPLIVTPESNFVNVGERTNVAGSKKFLRLIKQEKFEEALEVAREQVEGGAQIIDINMDDGLIDGREAMVKFLNLVIAEPDIARVPIMIDSSRWEIIEAGLQVVQGKCVVNSISLKEGEEEFIHHAKLIKRYGAAVIVMAFDEVGQADNYERRIEISKRSYDILVDQVGFPPEDIIFDLNVFPVATGMDEHRRNALDFIEATEWVRENLPHCHVSGGVSNVSFSFRGNNPVREAMHSVFLYHAIKAGMNMGIVNPTMLEIYDDIPKDLLAHVEDVILNQRDDATERLLDFAESVVGKAKESKVDLSWREDQLQDRITRALVKGIDQYIIEDVEEARQVADKPIEVIEGNLMTGMNVVGDLFGSGKMFLPQVVKSARVMKKAVAYLLPYIEEEKLLNPVEGDEGGNGKILMATVKGDVHDIGKNIVGVVLACNNYEIIDLGVMVPPEKILEEAIKHQVDAIGLSGLITPSLDEMVHLAKEMQRKNFTVPLLIGGATTSKAHTAVKIDTQYSQSVVHVNDASRAVTVVGDLLQKETSKAYKKSIKEDYEVFREKFKNRSKHKEYKTLEAARKNRFKIDWETSEIVKPKQLGIQVIEDIDMKKLLEYIDWTPFFRSWQLHGKYPDILEDKVVGEQATELFADAQAMLKDVVENKKLKGKGIFGLFPANTLENHDDIEVITAGSILPGDVTGSRQKDAQAAGNGSGESDQPENVSSSLSAMLKTGAVEKSSSLSTTLKTGAVENDSAHGEGGGRFVFRTLRQQLQRREGVPDYALADFIAPKETGKQDYIGCFCVTTGFGTDELSEKYREDLDDYNSILIKALSDRLAEAFAEYLHREVRLKHWGYAADEKLDNEALIVEKYKGIRPAPGYPACPDHLEKRTIWKMMQVEERVGVKLTDSLAMWPGSSVSGYYFANPESKYFGVGKIKEDQVADFAERKGMPLEEATKWLAPNIADD; encoded by the coding sequence ATGAAGGAAACTAGATCAAAATATTTGAAATTAAGCGGACTAGAACCCCTGATCGTCACCCCCGAAAGCAATTTTGTAAACGTTGGGGAGCGTACCAACGTGGCGGGTTCGAAAAAATTCCTACGGCTGATCAAACAAGAAAAGTTCGAAGAGGCCCTTGAAGTGGCCCGCGAACAGGTAGAGGGCGGGGCGCAGATTATCGATATCAACATGGACGATGGCCTGATCGATGGTAGGGAAGCTATGGTCAAGTTTCTCAACTTGGTCATCGCCGAACCCGATATTGCCCGGGTGCCGATCATGATCGATAGCTCTAGATGGGAAATTATCGAAGCGGGACTACAGGTGGTCCAGGGCAAGTGCGTGGTGAATTCCATCAGTTTAAAAGAAGGGGAGGAGGAGTTCATCCACCACGCCAAACTTATTAAAAGATACGGCGCCGCCGTTATCGTCATGGCCTTCGATGAGGTAGGCCAGGCGGATAACTACGAACGCCGGATAGAAATTTCAAAACGGTCTTATGACATATTGGTGGACCAAGTCGGATTTCCACCGGAGGACATCATTTTCGACCTAAACGTATTTCCCGTCGCGACGGGAATGGACGAACATAGGCGTAATGCGCTCGATTTTATCGAAGCGACCGAATGGGTGCGGGAAAATCTGCCCCATTGCCATGTCAGCGGAGGCGTAAGTAATGTTTCCTTTAGTTTTCGGGGTAACAATCCCGTGCGCGAGGCCATGCATTCTGTGTTTTTGTACCACGCGATCAAGGCGGGCATGAACATGGGAATCGTGAATCCGACGATGTTGGAAATCTACGATGATATCCCCAAGGATTTGTTGGCGCATGTAGAGGATGTCATTTTAAACCAAAGGGACGACGCTACCGAAAGGTTGTTGGACTTTGCCGAATCCGTTGTAGGAAAGGCCAAGGAAAGCAAAGTGGACCTCTCGTGGCGTGAAGACCAATTGCAAGATCGGATTACCCGGGCCCTGGTCAAGGGGATCGACCAATATATCATCGAAGATGTCGAGGAAGCCCGGCAAGTGGCCGACAAGCCCATAGAGGTCATCGAAGGGAACCTGATGACCGGGATGAACGTCGTGGGCGACCTTTTCGGTAGCGGAAAGATGTTCTTGCCCCAAGTGGTAAAATCCGCACGGGTCATGAAAAAAGCGGTCGCCTATTTACTTCCCTATATCGAAGAAGAGAAGCTGCTCAATCCCGTGGAAGGCGATGAGGGCGGAAACGGTAAGATTTTAATGGCTACGGTCAAGGGGGATGTCCACGATATCGGGAAAAATATCGTCGGGGTCGTACTTGCCTGTAACAATTACGAGATTATCGACCTGGGCGTTATGGTGCCCCCGGAAAAAATATTGGAAGAAGCCATCAAGCACCAGGTAGATGCTATCGGGCTAAGCGGACTTATAACTCCATCGTTGGATGAAATGGTGCACCTGGCCAAGGAAATGCAGCGTAAAAATTTCACGGTACCGTTGTTGATCGGGGGCGCGACCACCAGTAAGGCCCATACCGCGGTGAAGATCGATACGCAGTATAGCCAGTCCGTCGTACACGTCAACGATGCCTCGCGGGCGGTAACCGTGGTGGGCGACCTGTTGCAAAAGGAGACCTCAAAGGCCTACAAAAAATCCATCAAGGAAGATTACGAGGTATTTCGGGAAAAATTTAAGAACCGCTCCAAGCACAAGGAGTACAAAACCCTGGAGGCGGCCCGTAAAAACCGCTTTAAAATCGATTGGGAAACATCGGAAATCGTAAAGCCCAAACAGCTCGGCATTCAGGTTATCGAGGACATCGATATGAAAAAGTTGCTGGAGTATATCGACTGGACGCCTTTTTTTCGGAGTTGGCAACTGCACGGCAAATATCCCGATATTTTAGAGGATAAGGTGGTAGGGGAACAGGCCACCGAACTCTTTGCCGATGCACAGGCCATGCTAAAGGATGTGGTGGAAAACAAAAAGCTAAAAGGGAAGGGCATCTTCGGATTGTTTCCGGCCAATACCCTGGAAAACCACGACGATATCGAAGTAATAACCGCCGGTTCGATACTACCTGGTGATGTAACAGGCAGCCGCCAAAAGGATGCGCAAGCAGCTGGGAACGGTTCGGGAGAATCAGATCAGCCAGAAAATGTCAGTTCGAGCCTTTCGGCTATGCTTAAGACAGGCGCAGTAGAGAAGAGTTCGAGCCTTTCGACTACGCTCAAGACAGGCGCAGTCGAGAACGATTCCGCTCACGGTGAAGGTGGCGGCAGGTTCGTCTTCCGGACCCTCCGCCAGCAGCTACAACGCCGCGAAGGCGTGCCCGACTATGCCCTGGCGGATTTTATAGCCCCCAAGGAAACGGGTAAGCAAGATTATATCGGTTGTTTTTGTGTGACCACCGGTTTTGGCACGGACGAGCTATCCGAAAAGTACCGGGAAGACCTCGACGACTACAATTCCATCTTGATAAAAGCCTTGTCGGACCGGTTGGCCGAAGCTTTCGCCGAGTATTTACATCGGGAAGTCCGACTAAAGCACTGGGGCTACGCGGCCGACGAGAAATTGGACAATGAGGCGCTGATCGTTGAGAAATATAAAGGCATCCGTCCCGCACCGGGGTATCCTGCTTGTCCCGATCACTTGGAAAAGCGGACGATATGGAAGATGATGCAGGTCGAGGAACGTGTCGGGGTCAAGCTGACCGACAGTCTCGCCATGTGGCCCGGTTCCTCGGTAAGCGGCTATTATTTCGCCAACCCCGAATCCAAATACTTCGGGGTCGGAAAAATAAAGGAAGACCAAGTAGCGGATTTCGCCGAACGCAAAGGGATGCCGTTGGAAGAGGCTACGAAATGGCTGGCACCCAATATTGCAGATGACTAG